The following nucleotide sequence is from Brachionichthys hirsutus isolate HB-005 unplaced genomic scaffold, CSIRO-AGI_Bhir_v1 contig_975, whole genome shotgun sequence.
acgccaccgtgccgcccatcCCTTTTTGATGTCCTGTTCATTTCCATCTTttgaaaacgcacacacacacagactttcaTTGGTGCCTCTCCTTTGAATTTCAGTTTCAATACTGGAACAAATGGCAGCTGTTCGGAAGAGAAATGAGTCTTCAGTAATTGATCAGATAGGAGATGACTTGCTCTCCTGGGTGAGTACAATTCTCGGGTGGAAAATGTATTcctattttaaatgaatttgtttttttgattaAATAGATTTCAGGGTGACTGATAAAAATAGATTGTGCACAAACAAATTGAGCAGTTTCTTGAAATTGCTtttcagaggggaaaaaagtgtTGGGATTGACATGAGATTGCTCTCTTAGGTCTCAATTTGGCATGGCAAATGTTGACTAAAATGATCACGCACAGTTAATGTGCATTATCATTTTAGTGAACTCTTAAATCTTTCCAGTTAATTATTAAATCCTGCACGAAAATCCTGAAGGACAAAGTCTTAAACGTCGCATAGAAACACGATTTAGCTATTCACAGAAACGAGTCAGGTCGTCGAAGTGGAAGCAAGCACTAAATGGACGCGGCAGACAAAGCCCTAGATTTGGCTGGCATCTCCTTATCGCGATACTCCGCATGATATATTAGCTCTGGCAACCTTGACGAAATGTGCTCATAGAAATTTGGTTTAATGGTCCAAGCGTTTGATTTAGGCAACACTTAACCTGTCTCTGCTATGGGGACTGGAACACGACACTCTTCTTATAGCTGCTGCACATCTTAGTGATTAAATACAATAGATTACCATGTTATCTACCCCCCGATGCACACAAACTGAGAGAGCGACCTCTCAGTTTGTCCCGTCTTGGGTTGTGTGGTTACAGTTtagtggggaggaggagaagatcaAACGGGCGGTGGGGACCTTCTGCAGTAACCAGCCATTTGCTCTGGAGATCATCAAGACCAAACAGAAGAAAGACTCGCGgttcagttcattcattcaggtaCGGCTATCACAGAAATGTCATGTTCGTTCAGATTCAACAGGATGACTTGTGTCTCTGAATAAAAGTCGAGTCTCCACAGTGTTGCTCGGTCACTGTTTCTACTTAAAAATCTGAACCTTCTCTGCGTGGCGGCCTCCCAACCTGGATGTTGTTCAATGCTTTTCAGGAGGCAGAGAGCAACCGACTGTGTCGCCGACTGCAGCTCAAGGACATCATTCCTGTAGAAATGCAGCGACTCACCAAGTACCCCCTGCTACTAGAGAACATCTCGATGTATACAGGTGCTGTGACGTTGTCTTACCAGTCAGACATCTCTCAGTAGTTAGCATTGATGTATTTATGTTGTGCTCAGCTTGGGTGCACAGGGTTGTTTTAGTGCTCAAATAGCTCCACATACTGTCTGTCTGACATAAATACATCGTCTGTGTATTAAACGATGTTAGAATAGCAGCTACTAAtagttacctccaccaaggtgggggttatgtaatcgccagcgttggtttgtttgactgttagcaagataaatcaaaatgttacagatggatcttcaggaaatgttgggaatgttagcaggaacagatgattaaagagatcctggattctggctcactttgaaattttcaaaTTGCAGACAATGAGgcttcaaaattagttccttcatatctctgttgattgttgaccgatgtttattgaattttacacagtcgtgtagggtggagATCTCTAtttcaccaccgaatttcacctggatctgattcagaatgcagtcaggggaaaaaaaacaattttaacattaaagccccatttacggattataaacagttacaaaaacacaccaactctgattcacttttacttttcatggctggtgtataaagataccaagaacagttgATTACCtttttacaccatccacatggtgagctgcttggtggaggtttactctctgagtgcttttgtaGTTACATTTTACTCTTATCATTGATTTTCTTGATAAATTATATAACAGTAATGTCAGACAATACAGAAATTCCCCGTCACAAGTTCCAAAAATCACCAAGAAAATGAAAGGTATTTTTGcaagaaaaatgtaattcatcCAATAGTTTTTTGGATCACCGACTGATTGAAGCAGCTTCATAAATAGAATTTAGTTGAAACAGTCAACGCAAAGCCTGAATCAGCCACTCCTTTCTGGATTTGGAACATGTGCTgccttgatgatgtcatcatgcctgcaggaggagccacagaatggatttatttattcattctaaACCACGTATAGTTCAAGCAggctaaaaaaaatgaaaccttATCCCTTTCTGCAGCCTTATCCGCACACTTCAAAGACTGTCACACTGTCACAAATATTCAATCACCGACTCTGTCACAGcgcaagtttttattttttaaatatccaCTTGACaccactatttatttatttttaagtcttATGCAGTTTTCTGAGCTGGAAACAGATGCCTAATAAACAGTCCAGTTTATTAGGAGGGCTGAACATTAGTTTAGCTTTATTGCACATTAATTTGTATTTAGAACCATGTTCTGATTATTGGTTTCAGTAACCCCTCTGCTTCCCACTGTTATGAATCAAACTGTAATAAGTCTACTCATTATGGTTAaccatggaaaaacaaaattctgAGAAAATGTGTAATTAGTAGAAACTGAAATCACGGACAGTAATCAAAAGGAGGCTTAGTGTTTTTCATCTAATGATCCTGCACTGGCAGAGCCTATTCTGGGGAATGTTTCACCCTTTGTAATTAGGTCCATTCGTCTTTCCTTGGAAAGAGTTTGGGTGTCGCACAAAGAGAACTATACTATACTTAACTATAAAGTATAACCAGCTATTATAGAGACATAATAAACCCTGCTTTGTATTAATTTTGGAGAACAGTGGTGTGTTAATGGACAGAAGAAATTTTAATTCCTTGTGCGACCTCTCGTGGGAGGTCAGGAGACCTCGCCTCACATTTGGTGACAATGTCCTTTCTCATAATCTCTTTCAGATAATGCAGTAGAGAAGGATAAGGTGAAGCAGGCAGCAGACTGCTGTAGAAAAATCCTCAATCACGTCAACCAGGCTGTGAAGGAATCTGAGGACAAGCAGGTGCAATGCTTTCTAAAATCTTCTTGGGATTCTATGTCCTCCCCAATCACTTTTCCAACCTCATCCAAAGTCCTTCCTACTTGATCTGCcacaatttattttctctctttcttcttctctcctcttgctTATCCTCTTTTCTCCCTATTTCTCCAGAGGTTGGAGGACTATCAGAGGAGACTGGACCTCTCCTCACTGAAGCAGACAGACAACCCAATGATCTTGGAGCTAAAGGTGGGCTATTCACTGAGCGGTTTTAGTGTCGGTTAAAGTGTGATCATCTGGTGCACAGAAGCACACTTTGAAATGAGAGCGAGGTGAAAAGGTGGTGCCGTGTGGAAACAGCTCCATTTATCTGCAGCAGGTACTTAACGGCTTTAAATTACTGTCCTTGTTCCACCGCTATTAGAACCTAGATCTTACCAAGAGAACGATGGTGCATGAGGGACCCCTGTCATGGAAAGTGAACAAGGACAAGACTATTGGTTTGTAACCAGCGCACAGTTTTGACATTCCTTCCAAAACTCCAGAATCGGCAATACTAATGCTGGAAGTAAATAAAAGTGtcgtattttcttttcttttttcccagaGCTGTACACACTCCTCCTAGAAGACATACTTGTTTTGctgcagaaacaagatgagCGTCTGATCCTGAAGTGTCACAGTAAAAACCTGGCAGGCACAGCAGATACCAAACATATCTTCAGCCCCATCATCAAGCTAAACACTGTGCTGGTGCGTTCTGTGGCTACAGGTCAGTTAGCGCCTTATCTAACGCCGATTCCTGTGCCAGAACAGTAATGTCAGCCAGGATGAAATGATTGCAATGAGAGATCTGTTTACTTTACAACGTCTGGGCATACGCCTAAAATGCCTCAGGCTGCATGCGTCATGAGCAGAATTGTGGTTTATCTAGCCATAACCGGCCCGTCCTCATTCTCCCGTCAGACAACAAGTCCTTCTTCGTCCTGTCCATGTCAGACAACGGAGCGCAGATTTATGAGCTGATGGCGCCCACTGTCTCAGATCAAAGAACGTAAGTCACATTGAGCGGTTCCCTTTTTCCTTCCTTCAGCTGTTAAATATCTGAAATTTATATACATAAACAAAAAGTCAATGCTTTTTACACTTTCTTTGCACAAGGTGGCAACGCCTAATCACCCAGAGAGCGGACGCCGTGAAGGTCAAACCGCACAGCGTCATACCGTTGCCTCAGACCGAGTATGTAGCTTAACGGCCCATCAGGTGATTCTTTTTGGTTTGAGCTACTCATTAAAATACGATGTTGCTTGTGTCCCAGAGGGGAGAGGGATGGTGTCGAGATCATCACGGCGGGTGTTTCGAGGCTCAGCAGGGAGGCGGACCGCACGTCCACCGGCAGCACCCTGTCCACGGGTAACCGGAGACGCTCAGCGCATCAGTTTTCTTCCATACGAGTGAAGCATTTAATCTTACTCGACTGCGTAACTATGCCTCCTCAGATAAAGAGAGCAGTCTAGCCTCTAGAAGCGGGTTGCAGAGTTCTCCACCAGGTAATAATCCATTTGTCGGGGTGAAGatggaagacgaggaggaggaggaaggttttGTGGACCCAGAGCTTTCTTACCAAGTGGCTGAAGATGGCACAGCAGACTCGTTCAACACGTTTCCCTCCAGAGCCGATGAAGCTCTGAAAACACGTAAGCACAATAAATGACGGTGAATTAATCGACTGCACGCGTGATGCATTGAGTCACCTCTTACTTTTCCCTTAGTGGCAGCATTAAAGCAGGTTTTGGTGACCCAGCTGATGTCCCAGGATGCTTCGGGGCAAACAAAACACTCCACAGGGGCCCGCCTCCTCCGCACCACCTCTCTGAGGACCCCGGTAGACAGCCGAGCGCGGGCGATGGTCCACAATGGCTCCGAAAAGAACAGCTCCCAGACAGAGGACCTGGCTCTGGACCCGAGCTCTGGGGACACGGGCTTCTTTGATTCTCCTGAGGATTATGGTTAGCTTGGACATTTTAAACAGTGaattgggcttttttttttaccgaccAGCCATAACGTTGTGACCTGTGGTGGGTGAAGACGATGACACTCGTTAGGAGGACTGAACGGCTCTTGATTTTCTCAGCAGGTTATTTAGTCCTGGAGGGTTATGGCGGCCCAGGGGAGAGCAGCACAGATGATGACGTCATGGCGTCCAACACGGGGAAGCAGCTACGCACCTCACAAGGCTGCGCTGCTGACTCTGGCATCAATTTGAGGTTTTCTTCGGTGTCGCAGGGCGGTAGCATCTCCTCCTTAAGCAGACAGGTCTTGTCTTATCTTAGAAATCTTCAGACAAACATCGTATATTTGAAGGTAATCAAAACCATCTCGcacctaaaaatacatattcTGTTTCGCACGCGCtcacagttgtttttttcctgcaggagGTTGAAGCCAAGTACAATAATCTGGTAAAGCAAATGCCAGCAGCAGAGACGGATGGAAACAAAGGTAACTCGGTTCATGCTCGTGTGCACGACTGGATCCTACACTAAAATGAATCGAGATGAATCATTGACTCATCTCTTTTTGTCCTTCCCAGGTAAAAGATAGTGGAAGTCCATGCCTTGCCATTTGGATCTGGTCCCGAAGAGGAAGTACCTTCTAGTGTCCTGGACTTTCTGGACATCCAATAAGCTTGTCCTCTCACTGCTGAGCCCCCGTTCCTTCCATCGCTGTTGCCCATTTGTGCCACAGAGAATGAGAGACTGCGTGTTCGCCTTtttaagatggggggggggggggggggactatcgTTCatagatgaccccccccccccccccttccatcagCACAAGGCAATCAGGGATGTGGGATTGCCCAAAAACCTCACCCCTCTACCATCTAAAGCCCATTTTCCCAAGAATTCCCTGCAAGAAAGAGAACTTATACCAAAATGTACAAAGAAATGTGTTcagaatacatatatatatatatatatatatatatatatatgaaacaaacacagaacaagaaaaggaaaatttTATGATAATGTattaagattgttttttttttatcccaagatatatttattttctttctgtttattttttaaagtgtttcccacattgCTTGCATGCGTTTGGCCATGGTGTTACCTTTTTGGTTTTTTCCTGCTTTAGACATACAAGtgagggtgagtgtgtgtgtttgtgttgcgtacACGCCAGCATACCCTGATGAAAAGGCAGGGATGTATTCAGACCAATAGAAGCCAGCGTTGCACTGTTGGTGATAGATCCCATTGTGTTAAAGACTCTTGAGGTGCATTGCATTCTAGAATTTAAGATGAGTTCTAGGTGTGGTGTTAACTAGAATGAAGAGTCCAACGGCTCTGATCTGGTCCTGGTGCATTTctgtgcttcctcctcctcctcgctgtgagAGCCGTTTTGCCTTTTGTCTGCTCTTCTCCTTTGAGTATGATTCTCTCCCTTCTTTTCCCTGTGAACGTTTGTGGGTGTTttccgtctcctcttcctcgcagcACAGTAGCGTTCTTGCACGTGTCTTCCCTTCCACAGTCTATATGTcacacttcctcctctgctgttgGGATCTTGCCCCGTTCTTCCCCCCCCTCTACAAGGAGTGGCCTTGCTCTCTCTGTATCAGCCCCGAAAAAAAAGTGCTGCTTCTTCATGCTCCTGTTGGCGATGCTGATCCTGACTGCCTGATATTCTGATATTGTCATGAAGTTCAACATATACTGTAATCACATTGGAAAGATGCataactttaataaataaagggtGCCATGACACATTCATAAAGGAAAAGCTGGTATTTTGTAAGTGACTGTAAATGGTTTGAATTTCACGTCTGGGTTTTTTCGTGTCTATGACTACTAGATCGGTATTTAGTCatgtaaaattaattaataatcgAGTCGTGACGGATCAGACAactgtttttaaaaacatcctTGAATGATGACACATTTTTACGTGACAAAGTTTCTGTTCCTTGGACTTAAATATCGCTACAGATTAATTGTACAATATATTAGTTGGGAGTTAACTGATGAAAGTTCAATCATAAAAATTGACTTTTGAAAGAccttttttaataataataatgcattggttttatatagcgcttttctgggtactcagactctttacatggtatgtgcattattcaatcactccatacttggtaaggtgacaggggcgaggctgccaatctcagccatcagtcctcctgaccccaccgacattcaatcgctcactcattcacacaggtaATGTGGGTGaggtgtcttgcctaaggacacaacgacagtgtacaagTGTGCCCGAGCCGAGTAAATATGTTTTGAACCACTGAAAATGAATTTCAATTCCGTCTTGTGCATCTGTGGAGATTATTAGTGGGCAGCAACATTTTGGACTGGCTGGCTGAGATCGAGATTTGTACACTGAAACATGACCCGTCTGTTAATGACATGCAGTGTCGAGTCTGTTTCATCTTGCATTCCAAAAAATTGAACGCAAGATAAGAAATTTTGATGAAATAGATATTTGGTAGTATTTTCATCTGATCCGCTTAGTCGAATATCTTTTCCATTTGACCTTACCATGAATGCTTCTTCAGACATGTTTGCAGCCCTAAATATCAGGCGAATATTTTAAGACGAGCTTTTCATAGAGAAACTCGACAGATGACGTTGGAGAAGGTGATGATGGTTGCCAGCAGGTGGCAAACTTTCACCATTCAACCTCGAGCTACCCTGAAACCTGCAGTGACACCAGTCTTTGAAATAGACCGGGATACCTATTGATTATCCAAAAACATTTAACTTTGGGGAAATCAAtaactcaaaatgaaaataaatgcattgggTTGGGCCTCTAAATGAGACCTTTAAATAACAGTCTCAGTACGTCTGTGTGGAACCGTCCCGACAGTTCTCCCTTTTGCTCTCTGTCACCGTGACTGCAGTGAATCATGGGTGAAATGGGATtagaggggaggaagaagatgtGTTATAAGGAGGCAATGAAAAGCAACGCAAGGTTTGAACCCCACATTATTTAAAGTCCAAAAAAAGGATCAATTAAGAGCTCGCAGGCATGGAAAGGAAAGGGAAGATGGAGAAATGACAAAGAGAAGGAGGACGTAATTGTCTCATTCTTCCACGCACGCCTGTCACCAAAGCTAATTggagtgacagacagacaaagaggagaaaggTGTCAGTCGCATCAGAGGCTTCCAGGAGGGAAGTTCGTGGCACCCACAGATGAGACGAgcccgtctcccccccccccccccctccacacacctCGGCTGTGCAACCGTGCTGTGAGTCACACAAGAAAAGTGAAGCCTTATCCCTTTTTGAAGGGTTCAGAACTGATCCCATGTACAACCAAATGCTGGAAGATAGTTCTTTTTCTATTCCTCCCCCACCATGTCTTTAAAATCATGTcatgttttccatttcctcACCCACCGTGTCTTTCATATCGTGTCATGTTTAAAAGTAGAACAGGAAAACCTTCGCCCACGTGCTTTGCTTTCAGGTGCCGCATTTCCATCGCATTTGGATACAGGTTGAAGGATGGAAAATCAGTGTGAAGGTTTTTTACCTGGATGCTGTTTAGCACAGTGAACCGTTGCGAATCATTTCGGTTGTTTTCATGGGGCTTAATCGTGAGATAAGGATGTTTGGGTAAGTAAGGCGCCCGTGAAGGGAAACAAACACGGAGACTTTACTGGAGACTGTGACCCTTTTTTCCATCCAGGTCACTTCCAACATGTGTGAAACCATCAAAGTGTGAAAGCAAGCAGTGCATCTCACTGAagttcacacaaaaacacacgcacacgcacacgcacacacacacacacacacgtatatttatatatgagTTTCtcattaaaatgctaatgccgTTACAAGCACATCTATTACCATTCTGGTGGCTCAGGTCTTCTATATTTATGCAGCAGCTTGCCTGTCTGCAGCTCCCATTCATTCTGCATCactgctgctggtcgctgcGGCTGGTTTTCTCATGTCAAGGCATTCACTTTCTTCATTTCATGGGTTGGCTAAAGTGTGTTGTTAACGTTCATCCTGGGTCACAGTGGGACGCCCACATGGCGCTTCCTTAGTTCCTCTTTCTTTCAGTATGATGACCCACAAGATTGTGTGAAGTTAATAAGGTAACACATTATTTTATCCTGCAGCGCTTCCGTTAAGTTGTCCCTAACACTGTCTTTGTAGTGGGCTTGGTTTTTCCTTGGGCAATAAATCACTGTCTAGTTAAATGGTGCTCATCACAGACTGCTATATTTCAAACTGTTGggtaaacaaataaaaggagGATAAAGTGAACTACTTCTGAAATGTTTAGGATGCATTTAGGTAAATCAGCTATTCTGTGATTAATTACtgtggttctctctctctctcttttttttatggcgTACGTTCTTGTTACACttaatttatttagtttttctcttctttctattCCCCTTCTATGCTCTTAAATGGCATTTATCTTCTAAACTGATGAGCCATTTACGTAAAATTCACATTGTTTagctttgtgttttgtatttgtcatATAAACATTAGACTGGGTTCCTTGCGACATCAATTATCACCTCAATTATAAACGTTCCCCCCCAAATGGGAAATTCTGACCTTATGCAATTGATTTTCATGTTGCACTTCTCTCCCTCCATTGAGTAATGGCCAATACCAGATGGATTGGACTCAAAATCAATGAGCTCTCTATGGCTTGAATAGTCCATAGATAGCCTCTCTCATAGTAATCCCCTTCTCAACCACAACAACGAGACCAGGCCAAATATCAGGAGGATGTGTCAAGCCAATACTGAGAGATGAAGGAGCTGACGACTTCAAATGGGAAGTATGTGCTCAAGTATCTGGTGCTGAAGGGACACCCAGACTCTTTCattggctgctgctgtgggACATTTAGTAGTCCAATCCAATTCAATAATCCAATCCATCCAATAACATCCCTGTAGTTGGGTTTATCCTTAACGCTGTCTCATAGCCACACTGTAATTTGATGGAGTATCTGTGTAAAAAGCTGCAGGCTGGTCAGCATCCCTTGTGTTTCCTGATTCAGCTGTTTGTGAAATGAGAACAAGAGAGGACACAGAAACTGTCCAGCTGTGAACTGGAGTCAGATTTATGGTGTCTCAGAGCTATGTCAGTAATCTATGGCACTGTGGACGGCCCAGTTtttgcagatttattttttttttacattttattttctgatgctTTTCTCTTGTTAGGAATGGCTGGGCAGAGTGTCGGGTTTTGCATCCAGTGCCGTGCAAAGAgcgatttaaaaaaaggaagataaTGAGCCCAGTAATGGAGAAGAGATGCTTAAGGCCCAGGTGGGTTGATGGACATATGGCTGATTTGGTCACTCTGCATTATCCGCTGTGCATGTCATCGATCCTCATTATGAGGCAGCGCTGAAAGGAGTTCTGCTGATGTGGATATAGTTGAAAGGAGATTTTATGATACAATACATTATTAGAGACCGAGATAATCCCATTTGGATATCTTTAAGActcatgacatttaaaatgcaccGACACTGTAAGTTATATAGTTTATATCATATGAAAATGTTTGCCTTTTATGAacttttaatgattattttttcatttctcattttctaaccgcttattctgttatcgggtcgcgggccaagctggagccaatcccagcagtcaatgggcgagaggcaggggacaccctggacaagccgccagttcatcgcagacttttaatgattaaataaaCTAATTTGTTATCAGAACAATAACCAAAAGCACCACATTTGTCTCAAGTCTAACAATTAGAGTacgcaacttttttttttacaccataAGTAATAGCAATTAATAACCAGCATGGAGCAGGACCCTTTTAAaacagaactttttgagttatcttgctaacggacggacaaacagacaaacaaacaccgggGATTACATTACtgccgcctcggcggaggttatGGTCACTGGCGAGACAGAGGAATGTAATACTGTGAGAATCTATTTGTTACTTAAAGGGAGCTTGATCAGCCAGTGACAAATCTTGATACAGTTTGAAGCACCTGCGGTGGAAAGCTGGTCATGTAGGATTAACAGACATCAGTGGTGAAGGAAAACATAAATCTGACAGCAATAAAGAATTGCTAGAGTTAAGAATGATTCATCCTCTCTTGTGTGGAGCATAGAAAGTTCCCTTAATTGTGTGATCAATCTTGGATGAGCATCTCCAGTATAAAAAAATGCTCTTGCGGTATTCTGTGGGGACGC
It contains:
- the LOC137916451 gene encoding rho guanine nucleotide exchange factor 12-like codes for the protein QKRSMGLTVAEVELSRLDQERIRDRVTLERERSYAENIITKIEDILLTTQTTEEEKCTTMQYVIYTYMKHLGVRVKEPRSLESKRVRINFLPKIKKSIKAEKEGEEKVKKPRFPSILGPQRRPSRIEAASVGKALDSRPRPQKQLSQPTLGASEHLEASRLRGSQSSEGSELVHATPGNTSSPNNANHSSDACRDADIGGTPTSGSSRLSDGLQSDPLDGLPYPASHFDLYSLDQLQEDDRESDRAHEGTPKAIRRLEGVGPADVQSEDDQGTDSEHDPPYWQQLVGRDVLAGLRPQEIKRQEVINELFYTERAHVRMLRVLDIVFHQKLSKEAILPPADIKNIFTNLEEILHLHVSILEQMAAVRKRNESSVIDQIGDDLLSWFSGEEEKIKRAVGTFCSNQPFALEIIKTKQKKDSRFSSFIQEAESNRLCRRLQLKDIIPVEMQRLTKYPLLLENISMYTDNAVEKDKVKQAADCCRKILNHVNQAVKESEDKQRLEDYQRRLDLSSLKQTDNPMILELKNLDLTKRTMVHEGPLSWKVNKDKTIELYTLLLEDILVLLQKQDERLILKCHSKNLAGTADTKHIFSPIIKLNTVLVRSVATDNKSFFVLSMSDNGAQIYELMAPTVSDQRTWQRLITQRADAVKVKPHSVIPLPQTEGERDGVEIITAGVSRLSREADRTSTGSTLSTDKESSLASRSGLQSSPPGNNPFVGVKMEDEEEEEGFVDPELSYQVAEDGTADSFNTFPSRADEALKTLAALKQVLVTQLMSQDASGQTKHSTGARLLRTTSLRTPVDSRARAMVHNGSEKNSSQTEDLALDPSSGDTGFFDSPEDYAGYLVLEGYGGPGESSTDDDVMASNTGKQLRTSQGCAADSGINLRFSSVSQGGSISSLSRQVLSYLRNLQTNIVYLKEVEAKYNNLVKQMPAAETDGNKGKR